The following proteins come from a genomic window of Achromobacter sp. AONIH1:
- the paaX gene encoding phenylacetic acid degradation operon negative regulatory protein PaaX produces MANPQSPLDRFLSRLIKSDPPRAKSLCVSLLGDALAPHGGAIWLGDLIELLAPLGINERLLRTSVFRLVAQNWLQSERHGRRSLYLISELGQRHTAHASQRIYEGAPQDWNGEWTLVALPRIGNGLAERAELRRELIWEGFGMIAPGLFAHPHTQASAAHDILEKLGIPDRALVLSARDLADAGGLPIASLASQCWNLDDVAEQYRAFSKNFGPLEKLLDAPPSPAEAFVIRVLLLHNWRRIVLHDPHLPGPMLPDNWPGRAARELCGRLYWRVFDASEAHLDALAARDNERYTPLTADVAARFGGRPA; encoded by the coding sequence ATGGCAAACCCTCAGTCGCCCCTGGACCGCTTTCTGTCGCGCTTGATCAAAAGCGATCCGCCCCGGGCAAAATCGCTCTGCGTCAGCCTGCTGGGCGATGCGCTGGCGCCGCACGGCGGCGCCATCTGGCTGGGCGACCTGATCGAGCTGCTGGCGCCGCTGGGCATCAATGAACGGCTGCTACGCACCAGCGTCTTCCGCCTGGTCGCGCAGAACTGGCTGCAATCGGAACGGCATGGCCGCCGCAGCCTGTACCTGATCTCGGAGCTGGGGCAGCGCCACACGGCGCACGCCTCGCAGCGCATCTACGAAGGCGCGCCGCAGGACTGGAACGGGGAATGGACGCTGGTGGCCCTGCCCCGGATCGGCAACGGACTGGCCGAGCGCGCCGAGCTGCGCCGGGAACTGATATGGGAAGGCTTCGGCATGATCGCGCCGGGGCTGTTCGCCCATCCTCATACCCAGGCCAGCGCGGCGCATGACATCCTGGAAAAGCTGGGCATTCCCGACCGCGCCCTGGTGCTGTCGGCGCGCGACCTGGCCGACGCCGGCGGCCTGCCGATAGCCAGCCTGGCCTCGCAGTGCTGGAACCTGGACGATGTGGCCGAGCAGTACCGGGCGTTCAGCAAGAATTTCGGACCGCTGGAAAAACTGCTGGACGCGCCGCCCTCGCCCGCCGAGGCCTTCGTCATCCGCGTCCTGCTACTGCACAATTGGCGCCGGATCGTCCTGCACGATCCCCACCTGCCAGGCCCGATGCTGCCCGACAACTGGCCAGGACGCGCGGCGCGCGAACTGTGCGGGCGTCTCTACTGGCGCGTGTTCGACGCCTCCGAGGCGCACCTGGACGCGCTGGCCGCCCGCGACAACGAACGCTACACGCCGCTCACGGCGGACGTGGCGGCGCGCTTCGGCGGCCGGCCCGCCTGA
- a CDS encoding M48 family metallopeptidase: MFTLLFVAFLLIDVAVRLWLATRQIRHVARNREQVPAEFSHRIGLTSHQRAADYTVARVRLGMLERTYDAIVLVGLTLLGGLQAIDLAVGQLTSNDFLRQMLLLVTVALLLGLLGLPFTLWRQFRLEARFGFNRMTPGLFVADALKGLLVAAVLGLPLAAAVLWLMGSAGAYWWAWAWGLWMVFNLALLIIYPMFIAPLFNKFTPLTDPDLAGRIQRLAQRCGFALNGLFVMDGSRRSAHGNAYFTGFGRSRRIVFFDTLLARLNGDEIEAVLAHELGHFAKRHIIKRICFSFGAALVFFALLGWISQQPWFYVGLGVLPQLGGRNDAMALLLFFLVIPVFTFVFTPLASWYSRRDEFEADRYAAEQSSPDRLVSALVKLYDDNAATLTPDPVHSAFYDSHPPAAVRIRHLMAPAA, from the coding sequence ATGTTCACCCTGCTGTTCGTCGCCTTCCTGCTGATCGACGTTGCCGTGCGCCTGTGGCTGGCCACGCGCCAGATCCGTCATGTCGCCCGCAACCGTGAACAGGTGCCAGCCGAATTCTCGCACCGCATCGGCCTGACCAGCCACCAGCGCGCGGCGGACTACACCGTGGCGCGCGTGCGGCTGGGCATGCTGGAACGGACCTACGACGCCATCGTGCTGGTGGGCCTGACCCTGCTGGGCGGCCTGCAGGCCATCGATCTGGCGGTAGGCCAGCTTACCAGCAACGACTTCCTGCGCCAGATGCTGCTGCTGGTGACCGTGGCGCTGCTGCTGGGCCTGCTGGGACTGCCATTCACGCTGTGGCGGCAGTTCAGATTGGAAGCCCGTTTCGGTTTCAACCGCATGACACCCGGGCTGTTCGTGGCGGACGCGCTCAAGGGCCTGCTGGTGGCGGCCGTGCTGGGGTTGCCGCTGGCCGCCGCCGTGCTGTGGCTGATGGGCAGCGCCGGCGCGTACTGGTGGGCCTGGGCCTGGGGCCTCTGGATGGTGTTCAACCTGGCGCTGCTCATCATCTATCCGATGTTCATCGCCCCGCTGTTCAACAAGTTCACGCCCTTGACCGATCCCGATCTGGCCGGACGCATCCAGCGCCTGGCGCAGCGCTGCGGCTTCGCGCTCAACGGTCTGTTCGTGATGGACGGCTCGCGCCGTTCCGCGCACGGCAACGCCTACTTCACCGGCTTCGGCCGCTCGCGCCGCATTGTCTTCTTCGACACGCTGCTGGCGCGCCTGAACGGCGACGAGATCGAGGCCGTGCTGGCCCACGAGCTCGGCCATTTCGCCAAGCGCCACATCATCAAGCGCATCTGCTTCAGCTTCGGCGCGGCCCTGGTATTCTTCGCGCTGCTGGGCTGGATATCCCAGCAGCCGTGGTTCTATGTGGGACTGGGCGTGCTGCCGCAGCTGGGCGGCCGCAACGACGCCATGGCGCTGCTGCTGTTCTTCCTGGTGATTCCGGTCTTCACCTTCGTGTTCACGCCGCTGGCCAGCTGGTACTCGCGCCGCGACGAATTCGAGGCCGACCGCTATGCCGCCGAGCAAAGCTCGCCGGATCGACTGGTATCCGCCCTGGTCAAACTCTACGACGACAACGCCGCCACCCTGACGCCCGATCCCGTGCACTCCGCCTTCTACGACAGCCATCCTCCCGCCGCCGTGCGCATCCGTCACCTGATGGCGCCGGCCGCATGA
- the orn gene encoding oligoribonuclease: MAVNENRLVWLDMEMTGLEPEKERIIEVAVVVTEPDLTVVAEGPVLVLHQPDSLLDAMDDWNKSTHGKSGLIDKVRASTINEAQAEDILLEFLSQHVPAGKSPLCGNTISQDRRFMFAYMPRFEKFFHYRNLDVSTLKELARRWAPAVYKGFEKKSRHEALADIYESIDELKYYREHFLKV, translated from the coding sequence ATGGCTGTGAACGAAAACCGCCTGGTCTGGCTCGACATGGAAATGACGGGCCTCGAACCTGAGAAAGAACGCATCATCGAAGTCGCCGTCGTGGTGACCGAACCCGACCTGACCGTGGTCGCGGAAGGCCCCGTGCTGGTGCTGCACCAGCCCGACAGCCTGCTCGACGCCATGGACGACTGGAACAAGTCGACCCACGGCAAGAGCGGCCTGATCGACAAGGTCCGCGCCTCGACCATCAACGAGGCCCAGGCCGAGGATATCCTGCTGGAGTTCCTGTCGCAGCACGTGCCGGCGGGCAAGTCGCCGCTGTGCGGCAACACCATCAGCCAGGACCGCCGCTTCATGTTCGCCTACATGCCGCGGTTCGAGAAGTTCTTCCATTACCGCAACCTCGACGTCAGCACGCTGAAGGAACTGGCTCGCCGCTGGGCGCCGGCCGTCTACAAGGGCTTCGAGAAGAAGAGCCGCCACGAAGCGCTGGCGGACATCTACGAGTCGATCGACGAGCTGAAGTACTACCGCGAGCATTTCCTCAAGGTCTGA
- the rsgA gene encoding ribosome small subunit-dependent GTPase A, which yields MSARDRSPQRPQQGAAAAVTGAPNEGRIIAAHGRHYTVELDDGTLRKCFPRGKKAGATVGDRVRITPQGSDEGAIDAILPRRNLLYRSDEMRSKQFASNVDQLLIVVAVQPTFSDDLTGRALAGAWSAGISPLIILNKTDLADALPAARERLAPIAALGVDIVELSALEPARVHTLLAPRLAGKTNLLLGQSGMGKSTLLNALVPEAAAPTREHSTALDMGKHTTTSTRLYHLPDPGGDLIDSPGFQAFGLQHLTREDIIRGFPEFAGPIESCRFYNCSHRHEPGCGVVAALEAGAIHPARYALYQRVLEENEAGQQRY from the coding sequence ATGAGCGCGCGCGATCGCTCCCCGCAACGCCCGCAGCAGGGCGCCGCGGCCGCCGTCACCGGCGCGCCGAACGAAGGCCGCATCATCGCGGCCCATGGCCGCCACTACACCGTGGAGCTGGACGATGGCACGCTGCGCAAGTGCTTCCCGCGCGGCAAGAAGGCCGGCGCGACGGTCGGCGACCGGGTCCGCATCACGCCGCAGGGCAGCGACGAAGGCGCGATCGATGCGATCCTGCCGCGCCGCAACCTGCTTTACCGCTCGGACGAGATGCGCTCCAAGCAATTCGCGTCCAACGTCGATCAGCTGCTGATCGTGGTCGCGGTCCAACCCACCTTTTCCGACGACCTGACCGGGCGCGCCCTGGCCGGCGCCTGGAGCGCCGGGATCTCGCCACTCATCATCCTGAACAAGACCGACCTGGCCGACGCCCTGCCCGCCGCCCGCGAACGACTGGCGCCGATCGCCGCGCTGGGCGTGGACATCGTCGAGTTGAGCGCGCTGGAACCGGCGCGGGTCCACACGCTGCTGGCGCCGCGCCTGGCGGGCAAGACCAATCTGCTGTTGGGACAAAGCGGCATGGGCAAGTCCACGCTGCTCAACGCGCTGGTGCCGGAGGCCGCCGCGCCCACGCGCGAACACTCGACCGCGCTGGACATGGGCAAACACACCACCACCAGCACGCGGCTGTACCACCTGCCCGATCCGGGCGGCGACCTGATCGATTCGCCGGGATTCCAGGCATTCGGCCTGCAGCACCTGACCCGCGAGGACATCATCCGCGGCTTCCCCGAGTTCGCCGGCCCCATCGAGTCCTGCCGCTTCTACAACTGCAGCCACCGGCACGAGCCGGGCTGCGGCGTGGTCGCGGCGCTGGAGGCGGGCGCCATCCATCCCGCGCGCTATGCGCTGTA
- a CDS encoding NAD(P)H-hydrate epimerase produces MPSCYPVSRIRETERQALAAGRQLMPLAGAAAARFVAARIAPGTPVLALAGPGNNGGDALVAATVLRAMGHDVRVLLPAGPQKLPPDAARAYDGWVAAGGGTLSALEPGFVPGLVIDGLFGIGLNRPLGADWQALVDTVNRWGAPVLALDVPSGVDADTGVALGRPIQARWTLSFIARARGLELPGSGAGAIGERHLDTLDVVMPSEADDV; encoded by the coding sequence ATGCCGTCTTGCTATCCCGTTTCCCGGATCCGCGAGACCGAGCGCCAGGCGCTGGCTGCCGGCCGGCAGCTGATGCCGCTGGCGGGCGCGGCTGCGGCCCGCTTTGTGGCGGCCCGGATCGCGCCCGGTACGCCGGTGCTGGCCTTGGCCGGCCCCGGCAACAATGGCGGCGACGCCCTGGTCGCGGCGACCGTGCTGCGGGCGATGGGGCACGACGTGCGCGTGCTGCTGCCCGCCGGCCCGCAGAAGCTGCCTCCCGATGCCGCCCGCGCTTACGACGGGTGGGTGGCCGCGGGCGGCGGGACGCTGTCCGCGCTGGAACCGGGTTTCGTGCCCGGGCTGGTCATCGACGGCCTGTTCGGCATCGGCCTGAACCGTCCCCTGGGCGCCGATTGGCAGGCGCTGGTGGACACGGTCAATCGCTGGGGCGCGCCCGTGCTGGCGCTGGATGTGCCCAGCGGCGTGGACGCGGACACCGGCGTAGCGCTGGGACGCCCGATCCAGGCGCGCTGGACCCTGTCCTTCATTGCCCGGGCGCGGGGGCTGGAGCTGCCGGGGTCCGGCGCCGGCGCCATCGGCGAGCGGCATCTGGATACGCTGGATGTGGTCATGCCGTCCGAGGCGGACGACGTCTGA